A single genomic interval of Methanobacterium alcaliphilum harbors:
- the priL gene encoding DNA primase large subunit PriL, which yields MVSLSFLNPLSSEGEEIVREKGSLDHISDINAELLMVVRESESQKISNDSYIPQSYADLAVKRVEWYARKKNDKKYNHNDYAFLLNPEITEFDVISFYIAAQSVGIKFKPNSRETRLMIEAQGKLVEERLEKIPSYQRKEIVDNLLNQLVFEDNIPWTSIAELLGSKKIRLADLILDQGEVILEKDDFMDRFDEKIIGRPSEKMYDLLIGERIKIMIITRMIMQNTENYIKRVHDMASKIEPHPSLLQIADQITEKINESISYYSSSGGGFGGDIKASELVHEAFPPCIQKTIEGVGSGNRNDAIVLLLTSFISYARLYPSVFRNDISMKISDIDADLQITINEILPLIYDAADRCTPPLFEDDPQEKLNITAKLGFGVHTIPELKNEGESKWYTPMSCEKIKIHLSSLCKPDATCKNIGNPLSYYNRKRWELRKSGGKSKTNEDTKNDE from the coding sequence ATGGTTTCATTATCATTTCTAAATCCACTTTCTAGTGAAGGGGAAGAAATAGTCAGAGAAAAAGGATCTTTAGACCATATATCTGATATTAATGCAGAACTATTAATGGTTGTGAGAGAAAGCGAATCTCAAAAAATTTCTAATGATTCATATATTCCTCAAAGCTATGCAGACTTAGCGGTAAAGCGAGTAGAATGGTATGCCCGTAAAAAGAATGATAAAAAATATAATCATAATGATTATGCATTCTTATTAAACCCTGAAATAACTGAATTTGATGTTATAAGTTTTTATATTGCAGCACAATCAGTTGGTATTAAATTTAAACCAAATTCAAGAGAAACACGCCTAATGATTGAAGCCCAGGGAAAATTAGTTGAAGAGAGATTGGAAAAAATACCATCTTATCAACGGAAAGAAATTGTAGATAATCTCTTAAATCAACTGGTTTTTGAAGATAACATCCCCTGGACTTCCATTGCTGAGTTACTGGGAAGTAAAAAAATTAGGTTAGCTGATTTAATCCTTGATCAGGGAGAAGTTATACTAGAAAAAGACGACTTTATGGATCGATTTGATGAGAAAATTATTGGCAGACCTTCTGAAAAGATGTATGATCTTTTAATTGGTGAGAGAATTAAGATAATGATTATAACTCGAATGATCATGCAGAATACCGAGAACTATATTAAACGAGTTCATGATATGGCTTCTAAAATTGAACCACACCCCTCACTCCTGCAGATTGCAGATCAAATAACTGAAAAAATAAATGAAAGTATTTCCTATTATTCAAGTTCAGGAGGAGGGTTTGGTGGTGATATTAAAGCATCTGAATTAGTGCATGAAGCATTCCCCCCATGTATCCAAAAAACAATTGAAGGTGTGGGTTCGGGTAATAGGAACGATGCTATAGTCCTATTGCTCACATCATTTATATCATATGCTCGTTTGTATCCATCTGTCTTTAGAAACGATATCAGTATGAAAATTTCCGATATTGATGCTGATCTCCAAATAACAATAAATGAAATACTACCCTTAATTTATGATGCTGCTGATCGCTGTACTCCCCCATTATTTGAAGACGACCCTCAAGAAAAACTTAATATTACTGCTAAATTAGGTTTTGGTGTGCATACTATCCCTGAGCTAAAAAATGAAGGGGAAAGTAAGTGGTATACTCCAATGAGTTGTGAAAAAATTAAAATCCATCTCTCATCATTGTGTAAGCCAGATGCCACCTGTAAAAACATTGGAAACCCTCTTTCCTATTACAACAGAAAGAGGTGGGAACTCAGAAAGAGTGGTGGCAAATCTAAGACAAATGAAGATACTAAAAATGACGAATAA
- the priS gene encoding DNA primase catalytic subunit PriS: protein MFEASTLEERRRYYREEWNVKELPDFIKKDLNKREFGFDHLGNGPNDRYRIFKTQDMIRRFMRYRSPFAAYCSIAFYNKPWQRGDWLKSELVFDVDAKDLPIRSCNCEGVCNICLNEARQIVLLILDTLRGDLGLKDIHMIYSGRGYHIRVLDEEVMTFDSEVRSQVLKYVSGAEAPKNKYVLENEVDQKPYELEHFLIPFGYPAVFTSRVKHSIMHITGKEKIENINTKLLKDIIKYRNLVEKGEWGLFKNKIGPIRYKNFVESMSQLNMGIVDAKVSIDLKRILRLPTSLHSKVSMKCMEVKNIENFDPLKEAVPKFVMERKDY, encoded by the coding sequence ATTTTTGAAGCATCTACTTTAGAAGAAAGGAGAAGATATTATCGGGAAGAATGGAATGTTAAAGAATTACCTGATTTTATCAAAAAAGACCTGAATAAAAGAGAATTTGGATTCGATCATTTAGGTAACGGGCCTAATGATAGGTACCGTATCTTTAAAACTCAGGATATGATAAGGCGTTTTATGAGATATAGATCCCCATTTGCTGCTTACTGTTCTATTGCTTTTTATAATAAACCTTGGCAAAGAGGTGACTGGTTAAAATCTGAATTAGTTTTTGATGTAGATGCTAAAGACTTGCCTATTCGATCATGCAACTGTGAAGGAGTATGTAACATTTGTCTTAACGAAGCCAGACAAATAGTCCTTTTGATTCTGGATACTTTAAGAGGTGATCTCGGTTTAAAAGATATACATATGATTTATTCCGGGAGAGGATACCACATAAGAGTCCTGGATGAAGAAGTAATGACTTTTGACAGCGAAGTCCGTTCTCAAGTCTTGAAATATGTTTCAGGAGCAGAAGCTCCGAAAAACAAATACGTCCTAGAAAATGAAGTAGATCAAAAACCTTATGAGTTAGAACACTTTTTAATCCCATTTGGTTATCCTGCCGTTTTTACCAGCCGAGTGAAACACTCTATAATGCACATTACCGGTAAAGAGAAAATTGAAAATATAAATACTAAATTATTGAAGGATATAATCAAATACAGAAATTTAGTTGAAAAAGGAGAATGGGGTCTTTTTAAGAATAAAATTGGGCCAATAAGATATAAAAATTTTGTAGAATCCATGTCCCAACTCAATATGGGAATTGTAGATGCTAAAGTGTCTATTGATCTTAAAAGAATTTTAAGACTACCTACATCTCTTCACTCCAAGGTGAGTATGAAATGTATGGAAGTTAAGAATATAGAAAATTTTGATCCTTTAAAAGAAGCAGTACCTAAATTTGTAATGGAACGAAAAGATTATTAA
- the cca gene encoding CCA tRNA nucleotidyltransferase — translation MDFNDILMDIKPERHEEEKIQSLSKIMINYINELAQEKGINALAILVGSVAKGTWLSGKADIDIFIHFPLETPLEELKVKGLFLGHQCIKKMKGTFEERYASHPYVTGHIQGYDVDFVPCYAIKTADDLKSAVDRTILHTEYINKHLQREQIDEVLLLKKFMEGIETYGSEFKVGGFAGYLCELLILEYGSFKEVLEASSSLWKSGFIIDLEDYGTGVRFTEPLVVVDPTDKNRNVAAALNIQKMSEFIVASRNFLQDPKTSYFYPLSCYCNNKDIEAVFEDRGTKTILIIFKPPKIPADAIYPQLKKTEQSLESKLNYDGFNVINCGSWTDESGIAIISLELDVWFLSKYKKHVGPKVFSRIHQERFLDKYNQQAWVENDQWVVNVERKHRTPESFLEDILTPENIHHLRIGKHLRKEILMDHKVMGINEFLKSDMCSNETLKFFFDFLNPGNHLHR, via the coding sequence ATGGATTTCAATGATATTCTAATGGACATAAAACCTGAAAGGCATGAAGAAGAAAAAATTCAATCACTATCAAAAATAATGATTAATTATATCAATGAATTGGCACAGGAAAAGGGGATCAATGCCCTGGCAATACTTGTTGGTTCTGTTGCCAAGGGCACATGGTTATCGGGTAAAGCAGATATTGATATTTTTATTCATTTTCCACTGGAAACGCCTCTGGAGGAACTTAAAGTTAAGGGATTATTTTTAGGTCATCAGTGCATTAAAAAAATGAAGGGTACATTTGAAGAGAGATATGCATCACACCCCTATGTAACGGGCCATATACAGGGGTATGATGTAGATTTTGTGCCATGCTATGCTATAAAAACTGCGGACGATTTAAAATCTGCAGTAGATCGAACTATTCTTCACACAGAATACATAAATAAACACCTACAGCGAGAACAGATTGACGAAGTTTTATTACTTAAAAAGTTCATGGAAGGTATTGAGACTTATGGGTCTGAATTCAAAGTGGGTGGATTTGCAGGATACCTATGTGAACTATTAATTTTAGAATATGGTTCTTTTAAGGAAGTTTTAGAAGCTTCTTCATCTTTATGGAAGAGTGGATTTATCATTGATTTAGAGGATTATGGTACGGGGGTAAGATTCACAGAACCCTTGGTGGTAGTGGATCCTACTGATAAAAATAGAAATGTGGCTGCGGCTTTAAATATTCAAAAAATGTCAGAATTCATTGTGGCTTCTCGAAATTTTTTGCAAGATCCTAAAACTAGTTATTTTTACCCATTAAGTTGTTATTGTAATAATAAAGATATTGAAGCAGTATTTGAAGATAGGGGCACCAAGACCATATTAATTATTTTTAAACCACCTAAAATCCCTGCTGATGCTATATATCCTCAACTCAAGAAAACTGAACAATCTTTAGAGTCTAAACTCAATTATGATGGTTTTAATGTGATTAACTGTGGGTCATGGACAGATGAATCGGGCATTGCAATCATTTCACTAGAATTGGATGTATGGTTTCTTTCAAAATATAAAAAACACGTGGGACCAAAGGTTTTCTCCAGGATTCACCAGGAAAGATTTTTAGATAAGTATAACCAACAGGCTTGGGTAGAAAATGATCAATGGGTGGTCAATGTTGAGAGAAAACACCGAACCCCCGAATCATTTTTGGAAGATATTTTAACCCCTGAAAATATCCACCATTTAAGAATTGGAAAACATTTAAGAAAAGAAATTTTGATGGACCATAAGGTCATGGGGATAAATGAGTTTTTAAAATCCGATATGTGTTCCAATGAGACATTAAAATTCTTTTTTGACTTTTTAAATCCAGGTAATCATTTACATAGATAA
- the thpR gene encoding RNA 2',3'-cyclic phosphodiesterase, which yields MGTNSDMRAFLAVDVDKTLLNKIGDIQNNLGAAEAPVKFVEPQNLHLTLKFFGDINEEKLNEISNIISQKVENFNPFDLLIEGVGVFPSLRYIRVIWLGTKNIDSFSDIQKELDDEFIKLGFDKERSYIPHLTIGRLKGSTNKEVLVEKIEELSDVQIGKMAVNKLILKKSELTPAGPIYTDLMVFEL from the coding sequence ATGGGTACTAATTCAGATATGCGGGCTTTTTTAGCAGTTGATGTAGATAAAACTTTGTTAAACAAAATAGGGGATATACAAAACAATTTGGGGGCTGCAGAAGCTCCAGTAAAATTTGTAGAACCTCAGAATCTTCATTTAACCCTTAAATTTTTCGGCGATATTAATGAAGAAAAACTAAATGAAATATCAAATATTATTTCTCAAAAAGTAGAAAACTTTAATCCCTTCGACCTTCTAATTGAAGGAGTTGGTGTTTTTCCCAGTTTGAGATATATAAGGGTAATCTGGTTAGGGACCAAAAACATTGATTCTTTTTCAGATATACAAAAAGAATTAGATGATGAATTTATAAAATTAGGATTTGACAAGGAAAGAAGTTATATCCCTCATTTAACCATTGGTCGTTTAAAAGGTTCTACTAATAAAGAGGTACTGGTTGAAAAAATTGAAGAATTAAGTGATGTACAAATAGGAAAAATGGCAGTAAATAAATTAATACTTAAAAAAAGCGAATTAACACCGGCAGGTCCCATATACACTGATTTAATGGTTTTTGAGTTGTAA
- a CDS encoding 3-dehydroquinate synthase II produces MKFAWIMPPGKTWDEKKDFITTALESGIDHVLDPVDLENIRKLGNITVISDQEEADIILVGKNGEGDGTFHLPSDLSESKDMATASSFKRKGKTVAAYVEISSKKHEELARQLGRVVDYLILVGKDWTIIPLENIIADLQKEEVKLVAAVSDYDEAKLALETLEHGTDGILIQPHDFSEIKKIASLIEKIESEKYDLKAATITRIEPVGSGDRVCVDTCSMMNIGEGMLIGSYSTGLFLVHSESLESEYVASRPFRVNAGPVQAYVMTPGNKTKYLSELETGDEVLTVDDKGKSKVAIVGRVKIEKRPLMLLEAEYEGITVKTLLQNAETIRLINDKGEAVSVSDLKEGDNVLIYLDKGARHFGMSIEETIIEK; encoded by the coding sequence ATGAAATTTGCTTGGATAATGCCTCCAGGAAAGACCTGGGATGAAAAAAAAGATTTTATAACAACTGCCCTTGAATCAGGCATTGATCATGTGCTGGATCCGGTTGATCTTGAAAATATACGGAAATTAGGAAATATAACTGTTATCTCTGATCAGGAAGAAGCAGATATAATATTGGTGGGAAAAAATGGAGAGGGTGATGGCACATTCCACTTGCCCTCGGATTTAAGTGAATCAAAAGATATGGCTACTGCTTCCAGTTTCAAAAGAAAAGGAAAAACTGTAGCTGCTTATGTAGAAATAAGTAGTAAAAAGCATGAGGAATTAGCTCGACAATTAGGGAGAGTAGTTGATTATTTAATATTAGTTGGTAAAGACTGGACCATTATCCCTCTAGAGAATATTATTGCAGATCTTCAAAAAGAAGAAGTTAAATTAGTTGCAGCGGTGTCTGATTATGATGAAGCTAAGCTGGCATTAGAAACTCTGGAACATGGAACTGATGGTATTTTAATACAACCCCATGACTTTTCAGAAATCAAAAAGATTGCGAGTCTAATTGAAAAAATAGAATCTGAAAAATATGACCTTAAGGCCGCAACTATCACACGAATAGAACCTGTGGGATCTGGCGATAGGGTCTGTGTAGATACTTGTTCCATGATGAATATTGGGGAAGGAATGTTGATTGGTTCCTATTCAACGGGATTATTTTTAGTGCATAGTGAATCATTAGAAAGTGAATATGTAGCTTCAAGGCCGTTCAGAGTAAATGCAGGGCCAGTCCAGGCATATGTAATGACTCCTGGAAATAAAACCAAATATTTATCCGAGTTAGAAACCGGTGATGAAGTTTTAACTGTTGATGATAAGGGTAAATCAAAAGTTGCTATTGTAGGCCGTGTTAAAATAGAAAAAAGGCCCCTAATGCTCCTTGAAGCAGAATATGAAGGGATCACTGTTAAAACACTTCTTCAAAATGCAGAAACTATCCGTTTAATTAATGATAAAGGGGAAGCAGTATCTGTTTCTGATTTAAAGGAGGGGGATAATGTTTTGATTTATCTGGATAAAGGCGCCCGACATTTTGGGATGTCAATTGAAGAGACTATTATTGAAAAATAA
- a CDS encoding 2-amino-3,7-dideoxy-D-threo-hept-6-ulosonate synthase, whose protein sequence is MIGKKIRIERIIDRKTGKSVIVPMDHGVSIGPAPGIINMTETIDEVAKGGASAVLMHKGMVDCGHRGYGSDIGLIIHLSASTGLSPDPNHKVLVTSVEKAIKLGADAVSVHVNVGSEREPEMLIHLGTTSEICDEWGIPLIAMMYPRGKAITNEHDAEVVKLAARAGAELGADIIKTNYTGDPDTFKEVVDGCPVPLVIAGGPKVETEQELLEMVENSVSVGGAGVAIGRNVFQAKSPQNTTRAISEIVHGRLNVEEALKLLKE, encoded by the coding sequence ATGATAGGGAAAAAAATCAGGATCGAAAGGATCATTGATAGAAAAACCGGAAAAAGTGTAATTGTTCCTATGGATCACGGTGTTTCTATAGGTCCTGCACCAGGAATAATCAACATGACAGAAACCATTGACGAAGTTGCAAAAGGCGGTGCAAGTGCTGTTTTAATGCATAAAGGAATGGTAGATTGTGGTCACCGGGGGTATGGAAGTGATATTGGTTTGATCATTCACCTTTCAGCCAGCACAGGTTTAAGCCCAGACCCTAACCATAAAGTTCTGGTTACTTCAGTTGAAAAGGCTATTAAATTAGGGGCAGATGCAGTTTCAGTACATGTGAATGTGGGGTCGGAACGAGAACCTGAAATGCTAATTCATTTAGGTACCACCTCAGAAATCTGTGATGAATGGGGAATACCTTTAATTGCCATGATGTACCCTCGGGGAAAAGCTATCACCAATGAACACGACGCAGAAGTTGTTAAATTGGCAGCAAGAGCTGGTGCAGAACTAGGTGCAGATATTATAAAAACTAATTACACTGGAGATCCTGATACTTTTAAAGAAGTAGTAGATGGCTGTCCAGTACCTTTAGTCATTGCGGGCGGGCCTAAAGTAGAAACTGAGCAAGAACTATTGGAAATGGTTGAAAATTCCGTTAGTGTTGGAGGAGCAGGAGTAGCAATTGGAAGAAATGTTTTCCAGGCGAAATCACCACAAAATACTACCAGAGCCATTTCTGAAATTGTGCATGGTCGATTAAATGTTGAAGAAGCTCTTAAATTATTGAAAGAATAA
- a CDS encoding class I SAM-dependent methyltransferase, which translates to MIKIVYDIQVYRDNLEYIIKKDDLVVELGCHVGNSTRIIAEKALNGKVIAIDNSPEATEAMQSVRDNYSNVQFIKADVRLHETLEKVYKYIGECDVLSVDLGGGYHPDTTFKVYFIWSSTLKPKKTIIRNRGLLDFVSSSVVDEDIKSSEGWLESSGDAGIPPRLKEFKLWSNKL; encoded by the coding sequence ATGATAAAAATTGTATATGATATTCAGGTTTACAGGGATAATCTGGAATATATTATAAAAAAAGATGATCTTGTAGTTGAATTAGGTTGTCACGTGGGCAATTCTACTAGAATAATTGCTGAAAAAGCTTTAAATGGTAAAGTAATTGCTATAGATAATAGTCCAGAAGCAACGGAGGCTATGCAATCTGTCAGGGATAATTATTCTAATGTACAATTCATAAAAGCAGATGTAAGACTTCACGAAACATTAGAAAAAGTATATAAATATATAGGTGAATGTGATGTACTTTCAGTTGACTTAGGGGGAGGATATCACCCTGACACGACTTTCAAGGTTTACTTTATATGGTCGTCCACTTTAAAACCCAAAAAAACTATTATTCGAAATAGGGGTTTGCTTGATTTTGTTTCATCTTCGGTTGTTGATGAAGATATAAAATCTAGTGAAGGATGGTTAGAATCTAGTGGTGATGCTGGTATTCCACCCCGCCTTAAAGAATTTAAGTTATGGTCAAATAAGCTTTAA
- a CDS encoding pantoate kinase: MECSIFTPSHITGFFQIMDNPNPLKKGSRGVGVVIDKGVITTIKPSKIDHKIDIKINGQNDSFNDSITRKTIELLKNKFSFEEGFKIDHNIEVPIGCGFGTSASCAMGTIMGLVHMLNIPFSYNQVASVAHQAEVELGTGLGDLIAETTGGIVIRLKEGSPEYGKLDKIVSEPFYVIAKTLGDIDTSSIIQNPQHQQMINKTGEGMLKQILEEPTPQKFMKLSYKFAKNTSLMRADVKEMVDILNKETLGASMAMLGNTAFALSKTPETSLEDTIISKIDFCGNRFLKK; encoded by the coding sequence ATGGAATGTTCAATATTTACTCCATCGCATATAACTGGATTTTTCCAGATTATGGATAATCCAAATCCTTTAAAGAAAGGATCCCGTGGAGTTGGAGTGGTAATTGATAAAGGAGTAATTACTACTATAAAACCTTCAAAAATTGATCATAAAATTGATATAAAAATAAATGGTCAAAATGATTCCTTTAATGATTCTATTACTCGCAAAACTATTGAATTATTAAAAAATAAATTTTCATTTGAAGAAGGATTTAAAATAGATCATAACATAGAAGTTCCAATTGGGTGTGGATTTGGAACCTCTGCTTCATGTGCAATGGGAACAATTATGGGTTTGGTGCACATGCTGAACATCCCTTTTTCTTACAATCAAGTAGCAAGTGTTGCCCATCAAGCTGAAGTAGAACTTGGCACTGGTCTTGGAGATTTAATAGCAGAAACCACGGGAGGTATTGTAATTAGATTAAAAGAAGGATCTCCGGAATATGGAAAACTGGATAAAATAGTCAGTGAACCTTTTTATGTGATTGCTAAAACATTGGGTGATATTGATACGTCTTCAATTATTCAGAACCCTCAACACCAGCAAATGATTAATAAAACTGGTGAAGGAATGCTTAAGCAAATATTAGAGGAACCTACTCCTCAAAAGTTCATGAAATTATCTTATAAATTTGCAAAAAATACATCTTTAATGAGGGCTGATGTTAAAGAGATGGTGGATATCCTTAACAAAGAAACTTTAGGCGCTTCCATGGCCATGTTGGGTAATACGGCTTTTGCACTATCTAAAACCCCTGAAACAAGTTTAGAGGATACTATCATCAGTAAGATTGATTTTTGTGGCAATCGATTCTTGAAAAAATGA